The following proteins are co-located in the Clostridia bacterium genome:
- a CDS encoding YmaF family protein — protein MLQIVHCHNFNGKTTANNNHRHGLSGMTSEESSQFGHTHKMVGYITFNHGHEHYYSIGTGPELTVEEGHMHYYQGVTGDSHNHLHFVYGYTSIFK, from the coding sequence ATGCTGCAAATCGTCCATTGTCATAATTTCAATGGAAAAACCACAGCGAACAACAATCACAGGCATGGTCTTTCGGGCATGACCAGCGAAGAATCCAGCCAATTCGGCCACACCCATAAGATGGTCGGCTATATAACCTTCAACCACGGACATGAGCATTATTACAGCATAGGCACCGGACCAGAGCTTACGGTAGAAGAAGGTCACATGCATTACTATCAGGGTGTTACCGGTGACAGTCACAATCACCTGCATTTTGTATATGGCTACACATCGATTTTCAAATAG
- a CDS encoding stalk domain-containing protein yields MKTIRHLTIWTIIILSCLLMFTFADDITKVIQAAESNARIIYNDKEVSLGVKLFSIEGSNYLSVRALAVLFDKNIDWNQKEQKIIISDKPNTAMNSLKLELDTKNKSILELQDKLKKLETDIASSKKLNIRELQDELNNEYGEYAGVTYRVILSGNEDEIRVKIEVDLSKDKSAWSRLTGTKREELVKEVCGIIAGEYNFAKIKGYIKDIDVSKKLMTFQYTWQGELETSIYRNFSTISTLEDRFNNDYDGYFNEIHFTFALSGNDNRMEYTIYIQKNRFEEKWDKLSDSTLKNFMKKLCSEINSEFKDCYIYGYVYDTDSSSELAVCEQVPEGEFTFDREQQ; encoded by the coding sequence TGCCGATGACATAACAAAAGTCATACAAGCAGCCGAATCTAATGCCAGGATTATTTATAATGATAAGGAAGTAAGCCTTGGAGTAAAGCTTTTTTCAATAGAGGGCTCCAATTACCTCTCTGTAAGGGCATTGGCAGTATTGTTTGACAAGAACATAGATTGGAATCAAAAGGAGCAAAAGATCATTATATCGGATAAGCCTAATACTGCTATGAATAGTTTAAAGTTAGAGCTTGATACGAAGAATAAAAGCATATTAGAGCTCCAAGACAAGCTGAAAAAACTTGAAACTGATATAGCAAGCAGCAAGAAGCTAAATATCAGGGAGCTGCAGGACGAACTAAACAATGAATATGGTGAGTATGCAGGAGTAACATATAGAGTCATACTTTCCGGCAATGAAGATGAAATCAGGGTTAAGATAGAGGTTGATCTCAGCAAGGATAAATCTGCATGGAGCCGCCTGACAGGTACAAAAAGGGAAGAACTGGTCAAGGAGGTTTGCGGCATAATAGCTGGAGAATACAATTTTGCTAAAATCAAGGGCTACATCAAGGACATAGATGTGTCCAAAAAGCTAATGACCTTTCAATATACCTGGCAAGGGGAGCTGGAAACAAGCATTTACAGAAACTTCAGCACTATAAGCACCTTGGAAGACAGGTTTAACAACGATTATGACGGGTACTTCAACGAAATCCATTTCACCTTTGCCCTGAGCGGCAACGATAATAGGATGGAGTATACTATATATATACAAAAGAACAGGTTCGAAGAAAAGTGGGATAAGCTGTCAGACAGTACTTTAAAGAACTTTATGAAAAAACTTTGCAGTGAAATCAATAGTGAGTTCAAGGATTGCTACATTTACGGTTATGTTTATGATACTGACAGCAGCAGTGAGTTGGCCGTCTGCGAGCAGGTGCCGGAAGGTGAATTCACCTTCGACAGAGAGCAGCAATAG